One stretch of Cygnus olor isolate bCygOlo1 chromosome 1, bCygOlo1.pri.v2, whole genome shotgun sequence DNA includes these proteins:
- the LOC121079081 gene encoding LOW QUALITY PROTEIN: potassium voltage-gated channel subfamily A member 5-like (The sequence of the model RefSeq protein was modified relative to this genomic sequence to represent the inferred CDS: inserted 5 bases in 4 codons; deleted 4 bases in 3 codons), with the protein MEIALVTLGERRRHGYRGRRGCRDRRRRQRQRAAAAGGLGDGATCSTSGGLRRRRAAAERRQGGGTAGPPQRAGRAASTGGRRRPNRPNRHPNRHLNRRPKRAPQLIPQPVPQPAPQHEMGPPEEGGHRRGMAMAAAGEEEEEVAAAASRGALHHQRVLINISGLRFETQLGTLNQFPDTLLGDPDKRMRYFDPLRNEYFFDRNRPSFDGILYFYQSGGKLRRPVNVSIDVFADEIRFYQLGDEAMSASGEDYGFIKEEEKPLPRNEFQRQVWLILSTPESSSSARAIAIVSVLVILISXITFCLETLPEFRDEREMPVPLPPQSGGLNGTTGDPLPMQPPSSLSDPFFIIETTCVIWFTFELLVRSCLPQQPEFSRNIMNIIDIVXIIPYFITLGTELAXEQQQPGTSSSNGGGGQQQAMSLAILRVIRLVRVFRIFKLSRHSKGLQILGQTLKASMRELGLLIFFLFIGVILFSSAVYFAEADDPESHFSSIPDAFWWAVVTMTTVGYGDMRPVTVGGKIVGSLCAIAGVLTIAXACPCHVSNFNYFYHRETDHEEQAILKEEHSSAQGQHNGGRCKRRSSKNSLNKSVVHLENSEGFNHGTSSLEQNQYQS; encoded by the exons ATGGAGATCGCGCTGGTGACTCTTGGAGAACGGCGGCGCCACGGCTATCGCGGGCGGCGAGGATGTCGCgaccggcggcggcggcagcggcagcgggcggcggcagcgggagGGCTCGGCGACGGAGCGACCTGCTCCACATCGGGcgggctccgccgccgccgcgccgcggcTGAGCGACGGCAAGGAGGGGGCACCGCCGGGCCCCCGCAGCGGGCAGGGCGGGCAGCCTCAACAGGAGGGCGCCGCCGCCCCAACCGCCCCAACCGGCACCCCAACCGGCACCTCAACCGACGTCCCAAACGGGCACCCCAACTGATACCACAACCGGTACCCCAACCAGCACCGCAACACGAGATGGGACCCCCCGAGGAAGGGGGCCACCGGCGGGGCATggccatggcggcggcgggtgaggaggaggaggaggtggcagcagcggCGAGCCGGGGCGCTCTGCACCACCAGCGGGTGCTGATCAACATCTCCGGGCTACGCTTTGAGACCCAGCTGGGCACCCTCAACCAGTTCCCCGACACGCTGCTGGGAGACCCAGATAAGCGCATGCGGTACTTCGACCCACTCCGCAATGAGTACTTCTTTGACCGCAACCGGCCCAGCTTCGACGGGATCCTCTACTTCTACCAGTCTGGGGGCAAGCTCCGCCGGCCCGTCAATGTCTCCATTGATGTCTTTGCCGATGAGATCCGTTTCTACCAGCTGGGCGATGAGGCCATG AGCGCTTCCGGGGAGGACTATGGCTTCAtcaaggaggaggagaagcctCTGCCTCGCAACGAGTTCCAGCGCCAGGTCTGGCTCATCTTGAGTACC CCGGAGAGCTCCAGCTCGGCCCGGGCCATCGCCATTGTCTCCGTGCTGGTGATCCTCATCT TCATCACATTCTGCCTGGAGACCCTGCCCGAATTCAGGGATGAGAGGGAGATGCCTGTGCCCTTGCCCCCACAAAGCGGAGGTTTGAATGGCACAACCGGGGACCCCCTACCCATGCAGCCACCCAGCAGCCTCTCAGACCCCTTCTTCATCATTGAGACCACCTGTGTGATCTGGTTCACCTTTGAGCTCCTCGTACGCTCTTGCCTGCCCCAGCAACCCGAGTTCTCCCGCAACATCATGAACATCATTGACATCG GCATCATCCCCTACTTCATCACCCTGGGCACGGAGCTGG atgagcagcagcagcctgggactAGCAGTAGCAATGGGGGTGGGGGCCAGCAGCAAGCCATGTCCTTGGCCATCCTCAGAGTCATCCGCCTGGTCAGGGTCTTCAGGATCTTCAAGCTCTCCAGGCACTCCAAGGGGCTGCAGATCTTGGGACAGACT TTGAAAGCCAGTATGAGAGAGCTTGGACTcctcatcttcttcctcttcatcgGGGTGATCCTCTTCTCCAGTGCTGTCTATTTTGCTGAGGCTGATGACCCTGAGTCTCATTTCTCCAGCATACCCGATGCTTTCTGGTGGGCTGTGGTGACCATGACCACTGTTGGTTATGGGGATATGCGACCTGTCACCGTGGGGGGCAAGATTGTTGGCTCCTTGTGTGCCATTGCAGGTGTGCTCACCATTGC TGCCTGTCCCTGTCATGTGTCCAACTTCAACTACTTCTACCACCGAGAGACTGATCATGAAGAGCAAGCTATTCTCAAAGAAGAGCACAGTAGTGCTCAGGGGCAGCACAATGGCGGGAGATGCAAGAGAAGATCCAGTAAAAACTCTCTGAACAAATCTGTTGTGCACTTGGAAAACAGTGAGGGGTTCAACCATGGCACCAGCTCTTTAGAGCAAAACCAATATCAAAGCTAA